In the Pirellulales bacterium genome, one interval contains:
- a CDS encoding helix-turn-helix domain-containing protein — MSTTDPAAAPIRLLLSSREAAAALSISLRTLDRWRDAGLVPVVRVRGRVLFDPRDLVEMIDRAKSETNKKGAVEMPVSPRQELGTHEHSTTFDRR; from the coding sequence ATGAGCACCACCGATCCTGCGGCTGCACCAATCCGGCTGCTGCTGTCGAGCCGTGAGGCGGCGGCGGCGCTGTCGATCAGCCTGCGGACCCTCGATCGCTGGCGCGACGCGGGCCTCGTGCCCGTCGTGCGCGTCCGCGGTCGCGTCTTGTTCGACCCGAGGGACCTCGTCGAGATGATCGACCGCGCGAAAAGTGAAACCAACAAAAAGGGCGCGGTCGAGATGCCAGTCTCGCCGCGCCAGGAGCTAGGTACACATGAGCATTCTACCACGTTTGATCGACGATGA
- a CDS encoding AAA family ATPase — MSELQIDFDRPTARRGSVIALTARYSDQQLNDRFDIARADLRERFVERICQRWKALRAQRAAIVEHLEALAARTISDLAEVAQALPAAPLLVPMHTVEPRPVDWLWPGRLALGKLALLVGDPGLGKSFLTCDLAARVSAGRPWPDIPWEANAVGGVVIANAEDDLADTVRPRLDAAGADVSRIVAVRGVQTTDDEGRHDERPLTLHDRACIEAAIVSVPDCRLVIIDPLGAFCGATDSHKNADVRAMLAPLAELAARHNVAVLAVGHLNKGSGQAVYRTSGSLAFVAAVRTAWAVTRDREDPTGPRRLLLAVKSNLSVDQGGLAFSVGPYGPQDEPAVAWEPHPVRVSADEALAAEASGAEDRTERDEAVEFLRDRLADGPVPAGEVTRDARSLGISDRTLKRARRSLGIVAQKDGLRGGWLLSLPAADEGVVWPEAG, encoded by the coding sequence ATGAGCGAGTTACAGATTGACTTCGACCGGCCGACCGCGCGTCGAGGCAGCGTGATTGCACTGACGGCCCGGTACAGCGACCAGCAACTCAACGATCGTTTCGATATTGCCCGGGCCGATCTTCGGGAGCGATTCGTCGAGCGGATTTGCCAACGGTGGAAGGCGCTTCGCGCCCAACGCGCGGCGATCGTCGAACACCTCGAAGCGCTGGCGGCGCGAACGATCAGCGACCTGGCCGAGGTGGCGCAAGCGTTGCCCGCCGCGCCGTTGCTGGTGCCCATGCACACGGTCGAGCCGCGACCCGTCGATTGGCTTTGGCCGGGCCGACTGGCGCTGGGCAAGCTGGCCCTGCTCGTGGGCGACCCGGGCCTCGGCAAGTCGTTCCTCACGTGCGACCTGGCGGCCCGCGTGTCGGCCGGGCGGCCGTGGCCTGATATTCCTTGGGAAGCGAACGCGGTCGGTGGCGTGGTCATCGCCAATGCCGAGGATGATCTTGCCGATACCGTGCGGCCGCGCCTCGATGCGGCCGGTGCCGACGTGTCGCGGATCGTGGCCGTGCGCGGGGTGCAGACCACCGACGACGAAGGCCGGCACGACGAGCGACCGCTCACGCTGCACGACCGCGCTTGCATTGAGGCGGCGATCGTGAGCGTGCCCGACTGCCGGTTGGTCATCATCGACCCGCTGGGCGCATTCTGCGGTGCCACGGACTCGCACAAGAACGCCGACGTGCGGGCCATGCTCGCGCCCTTGGCCGAACTTGCAGCGCGCCACAACGTGGCCGTGCTCGCGGTGGGTCATTTGAACAAGGGCAGCGGCCAAGCGGTCTATCGCACTAGTGGCAGCCTGGCCTTCGTGGCGGCGGTCCGCACCGCCTGGGCAGTAACCCGTGACCGCGAAGACCCCACGGGCCCGCGGCGGTTGCTGCTGGCGGTGAAGTCGAACCTCAGTGTGGACCAAGGCGGCCTGGCCTTTAGCGTCGGGCCCTACGGCCCGCAGGACGAGCCGGCGGTCGCCTGGGAACCTCACCCGGTTCGCGTGTCGGCCGACGAGGCGCTCGCGGCCGAGGCGAGCGGTGCCGAGGATCGGACCGAGCGCGACGAGGCCGTCGAGTTTCTGCGCGACCGTTTGGCCGATGGCCCTGTCCCGGCGGGCGAAGTGACCCGCGACGCGCGGAGCCTGGGCATTAGCGATCGGACGCTCAAGCGAGCCCGGCGGTCCCTGGGAATCGTGGCGCAAAAAGACGGTCTACGTGGCGGATGGCTGCTGTCGCTCCCGGCAGCCGACGAAGGGGTCGTCTGGCCGGAAGCTGGGTAG
- a CDS encoding helix-turn-helix domain-containing protein, producing MTSPPIEALALRPREAAKALGLSPRTLWGLTAPRGPIPCVRVGSGRRQSVLYPVADLRSFLAERASDPGEVQP from the coding sequence ATGACATCTCCACCTATCGAGGCCCTGGCCTTGCGGCCGCGCGAAGCGGCCAAAGCCCTGGGCCTATCGCCCCGCACGCTGTGGGGCCTGACTGCCCCGCGCGGGCCGATCCCCTGTGTACGAGTCGGCAGCGGCCGGCGGCAGAGCGTGCTGTATCCCGTGGCCGACCTGCGCAGCTTCCTCGCGGAGCGCGCGAGTGATCCGGGCGAGGTGCAGCCATGA